GTGCTTGCTAACAATCAAACGGCGACTGATACAGATTACTTAGGTATTGAATCTGTTATCGGGCATGAATATTTCCACAACTGGACAGGTAACCGCGTGACTTGTCGCGATTGGTTCCAGTTGAGTTTGAAAGAAGGTTTAACCGTTTTCCGTGATCAAGAATTTTCATCAGATTTAGGTTCTCGCGCAGTCAACCGTATTAATAATGTACGTATTATTCGCGGCCCTCAATTTGCTGAAGATGCGAGCCCAATGTCTCATCCAATTCGTCCAGAACAAGTGATTGAGATGAACAACTTCTACACGGTAACCGTGTATGAAAAAGGTAGTGAAGTTATTCGTATGATGCACACTCTTCTGGGTGAAGAGGGGTTCCAAAAAGGCATGAAGTTATACTTTGAACGCCATGATGGTACTGCAGCAACATGCGAAGATTTTGTTTCTGCAATGGAAGACGCTTCCGGCATTGATCTTAAACAGTTCCGTCTATGGTATAGCCAATCGGGTACGCCAACCGTCACTGTTTCAAGTGACTATGACGCGCAAGCTAAAACGTATGCGTTAACCGTAGAGCAGGTAACCGAACCAACCCAAGATCAAAAAGAAAAACAACCACTGCACATTCCTTTCGACATAGAATTGTACGCAAAAGATGGTCAAGTGATTGAGTTACAGTGTAATGGAAAGCCCGTTCATCATGTCTTGGATGTGAAAGAAGCAAAACAGACGTTTGTGTTTGAGAACGTGGCTGAGCAGCCAATTCCGTCATTACTTCGCGAATTTTCAGCACCGGTAAAATTGGTTTACGATTACCAAGATGACGAACTTACATTCCTAATGGTTCATTCTCGAAATGAGTTTGCACGTTGGGATGCAGGGCAGATGCTATTAGCAAAATACATCCGCAGTAACGTTGAACAGGTACAAAACGGTAAAGCAGTTGAATTACCGGAAGCCGTTATTGATGCATTCCGCGGGGTATTACTCAGTGATGAACTGGAACCGGCATTTATTGCTGAAATGTTATCACTACCTAATCACAACGAAGTGTCTGGTTGGTATAAAACTGTTGATGTTGATGCCATTGCTACTGTTCTAAAAGCGATCAAGCAACAGTTGGCTGATAATTTAGCTGATGAATTTGGTGCGACTTACCATACGCTGAAACAAACAGAATACACTATCGAGCACGCTGCGATCGGTAAACGAGCATTACGTAATGTATGTTTGAGTTACTTAGCGTTAACTGATCAAGGCGAAGCTTTAGTGAAAGCGCAATACGACAGTGCAAATAACATGACAGATACGATGGCAGCGATGTCGGCAGCAAACTCTGCTCAACTCGCATGCCGTGCTTCTATCATGGAAGACTACAGCAATAAGTGGAAACACGATGGCTTAGTTATGGATAAGTGGTTTATTTTGCAGGGTACAAATCCAGCATCGGATGCATTAGCCAATATCAAAGCAACGATGAACCATGAAGCGTTTAGTTTGAAAAACCCGAACCGTACACGCAGTTTAGTGGGGAGTTTCTTTGCCAATAACGCAGTGAACTTCCATGCGAAATCGGGTGAAGGGTATCGCTTTGCTGGTGAAATTCTTCGTGAATTAAACAGCAGTAATCCACAAGTTGCATCACGTCTTATCGACCCATTACTTAAATTCCGTCGTTATGATGAAGAGCGTCAAGCATTGATTAAAAAAGAGCTTGAAACACTCAAAGGTTTAGACAACCTAGCGAATGACTTGTATGAAAAAGTGACTAAAGCATTAGAAGGCTAAGCCTTTTATCCGTAAAATGAGTGGCACCTAGGGTGCCACTTTTTTATTGTTATGAATCAATATTATTTTTCGCTTAACATCTCTTATCAACGCTTTTTTGAGTATTACTCTGGAGCGGCAGCCACGGTGATGGTCGTGACGGATAATGGGCTGCGACTACAATTACCCGCAGCGCGTTTTCGTCCGCATTTAAGCCAACTGGGAATTCGAGGTCGGTTTCGCTTAACCACCGATAGTCATAATAAATTCAAACAACTAGATAAATTATAATCTCAATATAAAGAGGTAGATGAAACCGGACACAACCGTTTTATCTGTTTAACCGTACTAATCCCTCAGATTATATAAGTGTAAAGTCAATCTAACGCACAATTTTAAACATTTCCTCTGTTAGCGTATTCAAAAGTGTTAACGTGCAGTAAATAAAAGGTAAATAATCTCTTTACAATTAGCAGGCATTATCCAATGTAAGCACTATGCTTACATCATATTAATAGCGAAATGTCATGTTAATCTTGGAGTTGCCTATGACCGCTCGTGAAACTTTGATGCCGGTTCTACTCGAAAAAGTCTATCAATTGATTCAAGATCGATTAGAACTTGCTCAGCAGCCTTTAGTTACTCAACTAGCCCAACATCTTTTCAGTAACATCTCTCAGGATGATTTAGTCTCACGGAATGAGTCAGATCTCTACGGAGCCATTGTGAGTTTATGGCACCATATTAGTGAAAAATCCGCAGATGAACAGTCGGTTAGGGTATTTAATCCAACAGTAAGCCGTCAAGGGTGGCAATCCACTCATACCATTGTTGAAATTGTGGTACCTGATAGCCCGTTTTTAGTGGATTCAATAAAAATGGCATTAAGCCGGTTAGATTTAACCTCGCACTTGATGCTGAATGGACCAACGCAAATTGCGCGTAACAAACGGGGCACGATAACCAGCATTAATCAGAGCAAGGGAAATTGGCATTCACTGTTTCATATTGAAGTTGACCGCCTTAATACCCAAGAAGAAATGGATGAGTTAAAAAACGAATTACTCTCCATGCTTGGCGATACCAAACTTGTTGTTAATGATTGGCAGCCAATGGTGAGCAAGCTCTCTCAGGTGGTGGATCAACTAGAAGCGGATCGTAAACAGATTCCGATCGAAGACGATCGTTTCGCCGAAACAATAGAATTCCTGCGCTGGCTTGGCGATCATAATTTTACTTTTATGGGCTATAAGGAATTCGATCTGGTCGAAAATAATGGTGAGACAGAGCTCGTACCTACCAAGGAGCAAGGATTAGGATTGTTTTCTCAACCAGAAAAAGCTCGCCGTATTAAACTCACCGAATTTTCCGATTCTGCCCGTTTGGAAGCACAAAAACCGTATTTACTGATTGTGACCAAAGGTAATAAGCAGTCTAAGATCCATCGTCCGGCCTATACCGATTACATTGGGATTAAAAAGTTTGATAAGAATGGCAAAGTCGTGGGTGAGCATCGGTTTACGGGCTTGTACACGTCTGCTGTCTATAATCAAAGTGTAGAAAGCATTCCTCTAATTTGTGAAAAAGTGCAGCGGATCATTGAAGCCAGCCGATATCGCTTAGGATCGTATGCTCATAAAGCGCTCCATAATATTTTAGAAAACTATCCACGCGATGAACTGCTTCAATCCTCTGAAGAAGAATTACTGGAAGTTGGTATGGGCGTGGTGCAGATGCAAGATCGGGATCTATTACGCCTGTTTGTCCGGCGTGATCCTTTCGGACGTTTCTTTAGCTGCATGGTTTACGTATCAAAAGATCGTTATAACACCGAACTTCGACGTCAAACTCAACGGATCTTTAAACGCTATTTTGGTTGTCAGCAAGAGGTGGAATTTACCACTTACTTTTCAGAAAGCCCACTGGCTAGAACCCACTATATCGTGAGGGTTGACGACAATAATATGGAAGTGAATATCAATAAA
This DNA window, taken from Vibrio nitrifigilis, encodes the following:
- the pepN gene encoding aminopeptidase N, whose translation is MAQTPQAKHRKDYKQPSHTITDIELTFDLHDTATTVTAVSYVKQLGNETTLNLDGEGLKLEAVKVDGADWHEYTELDAGLEIRDLPAECELTIVTLINPEANTALEGLYKSGGAFCTQCEAEGFRRITYYLDRPDVLAKYTTTVIADKQQYPFLLSNGNRIEEGMTDNGRHWVKWQDPHPKPSYLFALVAGDFDVRRDEYQTQSGRKVALEIFVDKGNLDRANHAMVSLINAMKWDEERFDLEYDLDIYMVVAVDFFNMGAMENKGLNVFNSKYVLANNQTATDTDYLGIESVIGHEYFHNWTGNRVTCRDWFQLSLKEGLTVFRDQEFSSDLGSRAVNRINNVRIIRGPQFAEDASPMSHPIRPEQVIEMNNFYTVTVYEKGSEVIRMMHTLLGEEGFQKGMKLYFERHDGTAATCEDFVSAMEDASGIDLKQFRLWYSQSGTPTVTVSSDYDAQAKTYALTVEQVTEPTQDQKEKQPLHIPFDIELYAKDGQVIELQCNGKPVHHVLDVKEAKQTFVFENVAEQPIPSLLREFSAPVKLVYDYQDDELTFLMVHSRNEFARWDAGQMLLAKYIRSNVEQVQNGKAVELPEAVIDAFRGVLLSDELEPAFIAEMLSLPNHNEVSGWYKTVDVDAIATVLKAIKQQLADNLADEFGATYHTLKQTEYTIEHAAIGKRALRNVCLSYLALTDQGEALVKAQYDSANNMTDTMAAMSAANSAQLACRASIMEDYSNKWKHDGLVMDKWFILQGTNPASDALANIKATMNHEAFSLKNPNRTRSLVGSFFANNAVNFHAKSGEGYRFAGEILRELNSSNPQVASRLIDPLLKFRRYDEERQALIKKELETLKGLDNLANDLYEKVTKALEG
- a CDS encoding DUF2835 domain-containing protein, encoding MNQYYFSLNISYQRFFEYYSGAAATVMVVTDNGLRLQLPAARFRPHLSQLGIRGRFRLTTDSHNKFKQLDKL